The following coding sequences are from one Shewanella eurypsychrophilus window:
- a CDS encoding TadE family protein gives MKIFKYSSPLFNTKPSKYQKGVAAVEAAIVAPIFFLLLFAILDGARMIFAYGAVAHAAREGVRYAVVRGAEAGDDLRRVGDSPTTDEKIEAHVLLRAQPLEQIRVITTWEEDANQLKDQSAGRVVQVQIQHDFEPVSPFLPAITLTSTSRTVIYF, from the coding sequence ATGAAAATATTTAAGTACTCTAGTCCGCTGTTTAATACAAAGCCCAGCAAATACCAAAAAGGTGTAGCAGCTGTGGAAGCAGCTATTGTTGCACCAATATTCTTTCTCCTTCTATTCGCTATTCTCGATGGTGCTAGGATGATATTCGCCTATGGCGCTGTTGCACATGCAGCTAGGGAGGGCGTGCGCTATGCTGTAGTCAGAGGTGCTGAAGCTGGTGATGATTTGCGCAGAGTTGGAGATTCACCAACTACCGATGAGAAAATAGAGGCTCACGTATTACTTAGAGCGCAACCACTGGAACAAATTCGAGTGATTACCACATGGGAAGAGGACGCGAATCAACTAAAAGATCAAAGCGCAGGTAGAGTTGTACAGGTACAAATTCAACACGATTTTGAACCAGTTTCCCCTTTTTTACCAGCGATTACATTAACTAGCACATCTCGAACTGTCATCTATTTTTAA
- a CDS encoding TadE family protein codes for MDINKYLNLRVTKQKGVAAIEAVIVLPILFFFMLVVIDFGRVMYVSITTTNAARAAAGYGAQSTNLVIDSSGIKASALSEASDLISDAFNSDPVTVSSRRICKCPGSSNEVFCTSNLCSGQLEIFVEVTATRDFRTATSYPLIPNQLVISRTATIRAQ; via the coding sequence ATGGATATAAACAAGTACCTTAACTTGAGAGTCACTAAGCAAAAAGGGGTTGCCGCTATTGAAGCCGTCATTGTTTTACCTATCCTCTTTTTTTTCATGCTGGTAGTGATCGATTTTGGGCGTGTGATGTATGTATCGATTACTACTACCAATGCTGCCCGAGCAGCCGCTGGATACGGAGCGCAAAGTACCAACCTAGTCATTGATTCATCAGGAATCAAAGCCTCAGCATTATCGGAAGCTAGTGACCTCATCAGTGATGCTTTTAACTCGGATCCTGTCACAGTAAGTTCAAGGCGTATCTGCAAGTGCCCAGGAAGCAGTAACGAAGTATTTTGCACGAGTAACTTATGCTCAGGTCAACTTGAGATATTTGTAGAAGTCACTGCCACTCGCGACTTCCGCACAGCAACTTCCTATCCTCTTATACCTAATCAACTTGTAATTAGCAGGACAGCGACCATAAGGGCACAATAA
- a CDS encoding pilus assembly protein TadG-related protein, with product MVGISSLSRKMKGIIAPLAVVSLLALIAMAGLALDSGKVYSDYRRAQTAADAAALAGAFEKFYGRDHPTIITAANAEAIVNGFTHGDDGIDVEINHPPLSGFYFDDPFSVEVIITQPTLTFFSQILNIDSIPYKVRAVANGNTASGINCVYVLDNEQKKAFEVTSDSVLDARCGIWVNSDDSGAASVVESGACVKAGMITVVGGYTTGQTCDLGGDAYQCDNDGDCPLSGMGLPPEESPLPAPDPLASLIPPTVDRTSGACPPDESCNASGCSGKEKDPGGPYEPYTIDTTGTVTLSPGTYCGGILVKKGTVNFTSGTPGTPALYVLRGGGLRVEGADSEANGTGVSFYNTCYWACDDSNSDHDPEKGKEWFWTLDINSSAEVNFSAPLCNGGTSGSECVNDLDGILFFSDRDAPSSDNPGSYPLNRIDSSVTATLAGAIYVGNQHLKFHSNSTGNPSDTILVSKFLEISSGSTVEISNFTGSGGSPLKRVTLVE from the coding sequence ATGGTAGGGATAAGCTCTTTAAGCCGAAAGATGAAAGGCATTATCGCGCCATTAGCTGTGGTGTCTTTGCTCGCCTTAATCGCAATGGCTGGCTTAGCCTTAGACTCAGGAAAAGTTTATTCCGATTACCGCCGGGCCCAAACTGCCGCAGATGCAGCCGCCTTAGCAGGTGCCTTCGAAAAATTTTATGGTCGCGACCACCCCACTATTATCACGGCAGCTAACGCAGAAGCCATAGTCAATGGCTTCACCCATGGCGATGATGGCATTGACGTAGAGATTAACCACCCGCCATTATCAGGCTTCTACTTCGATGATCCCTTTTCAGTTGAAGTTATCATCACCCAACCAACCCTGACCTTTTTCTCACAAATACTCAACATAGACTCTATCCCTTACAAAGTCAGGGCAGTAGCTAATGGTAATACAGCTAGCGGAATCAACTGCGTATATGTACTCGACAATGAGCAAAAAAAAGCCTTTGAAGTCACTAGTGACTCGGTACTCGACGCACGTTGTGGCATCTGGGTTAACTCTGATGATAGCGGTGCAGCCAGTGTGGTTGAGAGTGGCGCTTGTGTGAAAGCGGGTATGATCACTGTTGTTGGAGGCTATACCACCGGACAAACTTGCGATTTAGGCGGCGATGCCTATCAGTGTGACAACGATGGTGATTGCCCTCTTAGCGGTATGGGATTACCACCAGAAGAATCTCCCTTACCCGCCCCCGATCCTTTGGCTAGTTTAATCCCGCCTACAGTAGATAGGACCTCTGGCGCATGTCCACCTGATGAGAGTTGTAACGCAAGTGGATGTAGCGGCAAAGAGAAAGACCCTGGCGGCCCCTATGAGCCATACACCATAGATACCACTGGCACAGTAACATTAAGTCCAGGTACTTACTGTGGTGGAATTCTCGTAAAAAAAGGCACTGTTAACTTTACTTCTGGTACTCCTGGTACTCCTGCCTTATACGTGCTTCGCGGTGGTGGATTAAGAGTTGAAGGTGCAGATTCTGAAGCTAACGGTACCGGCGTTTCTTTTTATAACACCTGTTATTGGGCCTGTGATGATTCAAATTCAGATCATGATCCCGAAAAAGGCAAAGAGTGGTTCTGGACTCTGGATATCAATTCAAGCGCTGAAGTTAACTTTTCCGCCCCTCTTTGTAATGGCGGTACCAGTGGCAGTGAATGTGTTAACGATCTAGATGGCATCCTCTTCTTCTCCGACAGAGACGCCCCCTCCTCGGATAATCCTGGCTCTTACCCACTAAACAGAATAGATAGTAGTGTAACAGCAACACTTGCCGGTGCTATATATGTCGGAAACCAGCACTTAAAATTTCACAGTAACTCAACGGGTAACCCGTCTGATACTATCTTAGTTTCAAAATTCTTAGAGATTTCGAGTGGATCGACGGTGGAGATTAGCAATTTCACAGGCTCAGGTGGCTCTCCCCTCAAACGGGTTACGTTAGTAGAATAA